A single Nostoc sp. PCC 7107 DNA region contains:
- the hemJ gene encoding protoporphyrinogen oxidase HemJ: protein MAYSWFKAFHIIGIVVWFAGLFYLVRLFIYHVEAEQEPEPARTILKNQYQIMELRLYRIITTPGMIVTVAMAIGLLSTEPEVLKQGWLHFKLLFVAILLAYHHYCGRLMKKLAKDECRWTGQQLRALNEAPTVMLVVIVLLAVFKNNLPTDITAWGIFGLIIFMAVTIQLYAKKRKRDKEQLMAQISQVPQEQS, encoded by the coding sequence ATGGCTTATTCTTGGTTTAAAGCATTTCATATTATTGGCATTGTTGTTTGGTTCGCTGGGTTATTTTATCTGGTGCGTCTGTTTATCTACCATGTTGAAGCCGAACAAGAACCAGAACCAGCACGCACGATACTGAAAAATCAGTATCAAATTATGGAACTACGTCTTTATCGCATCATCACTACTCCCGGAATGATAGTTACAGTAGCAATGGCGATAGGTTTGCTGAGTACCGAACCAGAGGTTTTAAAACAGGGTTGGTTACACTTTAAATTGCTATTTGTTGCCATTCTATTGGCTTATCATCATTACTGTGGTCGCTTGATGAAGAAGTTAGCGAAGGATGAGTGCCGCTGGACTGGTCAACAATTACGTGCTTTAAATGAAGCACCTACAGTTATGTTGGTGGTGATTGTACTATTGGCTGTATTCAAAAATAATCTGCCTACAGATATCACCGCTTGGGGGATTTTTGGTTTGATTATTTTTATGGCGGTTACTATTCAGCTATACGCCAAGAAACGCAAGCGTGATAAAGAACAATTAATGGCACAGATAAGCCAAGTTCCTCAAGAACAAAGTTAG